One genomic region from Aliarcobacter cryaerophilus ATCC 43158 encodes:
- a CDS encoding carbon starvation CstA family protein: MNKLLWGVIAIIGASCFGYLALQQGETVSAMYLVVAAVCIYMIAYRFYGRFVAYKVLELDKNRATPAMVNDDGRDFVPTNKSVLFGHHFAAIAGAGPLVGPILAAQMGYLPSMLWILVGGVFAGAVHDFVVLFISSRRNGKSLGEIIKEELGTFVGGVTMIAIFGIMLIIIAILSMVVIKALAESPWGLFTIAMTIPIAIFMGIYMRYLRPGKVGEASVIGFVLLILAIHYGSIIAADPYWKAVFTFDATTLAFIMMAYGFIAAVLPVWFLLAPRDYLSTFLKIGVIGLMAIAIVIVAPDIQMPKMNTQYFDGSGPVFAGAIFPFLFITIACGAISGFHALISSGTSPKMLENETHALPVGYGSMLMESAVAIMALICATILHPGLYFAINSPAIFIGTDVVQVAQTISTWGFSVTPEEIFTLTKNIGEESILSRTGGAPTFAIGVAIVLHELFGGVDMMGFWYHFAILFEALFILTAVDAGTRACRFMVQDMLGNVYKPLGNTNNYAAGILATFLSVAGWGYFLYQGTIDPRGGIYSLWPLFGVSNQMLAGMALLLATAILYKMGKSKYLWVTVLPATFVLIATMYGGIQKVLPYKEGDRVHNAVSHVATAQIQAKKIADLEAKIPTLTIEADINKAKADISIANKLKNSNIVNAVLAVFFMFATTLVIIATLGICFGRIKIPLKESPYVRLDTLQKV, translated from the coding sequence ATGAATAAACTCTTATGGGGTGTAATAGCAATAATTGGGGCATCATGCTTTGGTTATTTAGCTTTACAACAAGGAGAAACTGTTTCTGCTATGTATTTAGTTGTAGCAGCTGTTTGTATCTATATGATTGCATATAGATTTTATGGAAGATTTGTTGCTTATAAAGTTTTAGAACTTGATAAAAACAGAGCAACTCCAGCTATGGTAAATGATGACGGAAGAGATTTTGTTCCTACAAATAAATCTGTTTTATTTGGTCACCATTTTGCTGCAATTGCAGGTGCTGGACCTCTAGTTGGTCCAATTTTAGCTGCTCAAATGGGATATCTGCCTTCAATGTTATGGATACTTGTAGGTGGTGTATTTGCAGGTGCTGTTCACGATTTTGTGGTTTTATTTATATCTTCAAGAAGAAATGGTAAATCACTAGGTGAGATTATTAAAGAAGAGCTAGGAACATTCGTTGGTGGTGTTACTATGATTGCTATATTTGGTATTATGCTAATTATTATAGCAATTCTTTCTATGGTTGTTATAAAAGCTTTAGCTGAATCTCCTTGGGGACTGTTTACTATTGCTATGACTATTCCAATTGCTATTTTCATGGGTATTTATATGAGATATTTAAGACCAGGAAAAGTTGGAGAAGCTTCAGTTATAGGTTTTGTTCTTCTAATTTTAGCAATTCATTATGGAAGTATCATTGCAGCTGACCCTTATTGGAAAGCAGTATTTACATTTGATGCTACAACTTTAGCATTTATAATGATGGCTTATGGATTTATAGCTGCTGTTTTACCAGTTTGGTTTTTACTAGCTCCTAGAGATTATTTATCAACTTTTTTGAAAATTGGTGTTATTGGACTTATGGCGATTGCTATTGTTATCGTTGCGCCAGATATTCAAATGCCAAAAATGAATACACAATATTTTGATGGAAGTGGTCCTGTTTTTGCAGGAGCAATATTCCCATTCTTATTTATTACTATTGCTTGTGGTGCTATTAGTGGTTTCCATGCTCTAATTTCAAGTGGAACTTCTCCAAAAATGTTAGAAAATGAAACTCATGCACTTCCAGTTGGATATGGTTCAATGTTAATGGAAAGTGCAGTTGCTATCATGGCTTTAATTTGTGCTACTATTTTACATCCGGGGCTTTATTTTGCTATTAACTCTCCTGCAATATTTATAGGAACAGATGTTGTTCAAGTTGCTCAAACAATTTCTACTTGGGGATTTAGTGTAACTCCTGAAGAAATTTTTACACTTACAAAAAATATTGGTGAAGAATCAATTTTATCAAGAACAGGAGGAGCTCCTACTTTTGCTATTGGGGTTGCGATTGTACTTCATGAACTTTTTGGTGGAGTTGATATGATGGGATTCTGGTATCACTTTGCTATTTTATTTGAAGCTTTGTTTATTTTAACTGCTGTTGATGCAGGAACAAGAGCTTGTAGATTTATGGTTCAAGATATGCTAGGAAATGTTTATAAACCTTTAGGAAATACAAATAACTATGCAGCTGGTATTCTTGCTACATTTTTAAGTGTTGCTGGTTGGGGTTATTTCTTATATCAAGGAACTATTGATCCAAGAGGTGGAATTTATTCATTATGGCCACTATTTGGAGTAAGTAACCAAATGCTAGCTGGTATGGCTCTTCTTCTTGCAACTGCAATACTATACAAAATGGGTAAATCAAAATATCTTTGGGTTACAGTATTACCTGCAACATTTGTTTTAATCGCTACTATGTATGGTGGAATTCAAAAAGTATTACCTTACAAAGAGGGTGATAGAGTTCATAATGCTGTAAGCCATGTTGCTACTGCACAAATTCAAGCTAAAAAAATTGCTGATTTAGAAGCAAAAATTCCTACTTTGACAATAGAAGCTGATATAAATAAAGCAAAAGCTGATATATCTATTGCAAATAAACTAAAAAATTCAAATATAGTTAATGCTGTTTTAGCAGTGTTCTTTATGTTTGCAACTACTTTAGTAATTATTGCAACTTTGGGAATTTGTTTTGGAAGAATAAAAATACCTTTAAAAGAATCTCCTTATGTAAGACTTGATACTCTTCAAAAGGTTTAA
- a CDS encoding ABC transporter substrate-binding protein, whose amino-acid sequence MKKNIIYLLLMLFSTFLNANEKVVLQLKWFHQFQFAGYYAAKEKGFYDEVGLDVEIKQRDLKYNNIDEVINGNAQYGVADSILILYRLKQQPVVIVSTIFQHSPSVFISLKKKNISSIYELNNKDILFYPNNTDGFSLFAMIKKFNLDVNLVRERYKDDYMRLINNEVDVMPAYIANEPFLFKEKGYDVNIINPTNYGFDMYGDMLFTSEDEAKNNPNRVEKFKEATLKGWKYALENKEEIIQLINEKYSKEKSIENLRYEANAIDSLINKDLTPLGYLDQGRIRYISEMYEYYGLTESNIDLKDFLFDKISKKDKKLSLSDEEIKYLKDNPILKVHNFDSLPPYNFTLNNYPKGFVIDYIQLVGKVLGIQIEFIQNKSLKESFDMLENNQLHILPNIAISDERKKTIDFTNYSLVNFQISLGVNKQSDIKSLSDLKNKKVSVVENSFLEDILKKEYPNIKLYKTKNTEEAIEAVASNKVDAVIHNLSTIEYLINKNWLSNLKTIVLKDDNIQTIVPLHLGVKKDNLVLKSILEKANQNISEKDTRNLVDKWLKNSFYEEIKLSQIEHDYLSKNKNINYCVNSNFMPIERINNNSVLGITSDYINIFKEKLNINFNQVEIESTKDGLNKLLTKECDLVTFVQNSDDTNKLFNLSNSHLSFPFVLVTKIDKTFISSLNSLNGKRIAYVDDTYKEILIKAYPQIEFVKVDSLKQGLKKVKNDEFFGLVEILPVVGHEIQKYFSNSLKISKEIFNNAYFSMATSKDNIILNDILNKLFSSISNENKDRINNNWISVNYEKMVDYEKVLIGGMVFLLIIFIISLKNRQINNINSQMKKYIKIVDENVLTSSTDLDGNITYASEAFCEISGYTKDELIGQNHRIIRHSDMKESTYKELWETITSGKTWKGEIKNKKKNGDYYWVKASISPVFDNKEEIISYTAVREDITDKKIIEEISITDGLTNIYNRRYFDEIFPKIINEAKRKNELVAFVFMDIDHFKQYNDNYGHQKGDEVLINFAACLKQSLHRSSDYTFRLGGEEFAVFYQMETKEKAIEFANSLRKSIENLKIEHKYSSVSSYITASMGLICKHANEIVVDEIYKQADDLLYQAKRSGRNQVKVNED is encoded by the coding sequence ATGAAAAAAAATATAATTTATTTACTATTAATGCTTTTTAGTACATTTTTAAATGCAAATGAGAAAGTTGTATTACAATTAAAATGGTTTCATCAATTTCAATTTGCAGGATATTATGCTGCAAAAGAGAAAGGGTTTTATGATGAAGTTGGTTTAGATGTAGAAATTAAACAAAGAGATTTAAAATATAATAATATTGATGAAGTAATAAATGGCAATGCCCAATATGGTGTTGCTGATTCTATTTTAATTTTATATAGATTAAAACAACAACCTGTTGTAATTGTCTCTACTATTTTTCAACACTCACCTAGTGTATTTATTTCACTAAAGAAAAAAAACATTTCTTCTATTTATGAATTAAATAATAAAGATATTCTTTTCTATCCAAATAATACAGATGGTTTTTCTCTATTTGCTATGATTAAAAAATTTAATTTAGATGTTAATCTTGTTCGTGAAAGATATAAAGATGATTACATGAGACTTATTAATAATGAAGTTGATGTAATGCCTGCATATATTGCTAATGAGCCATTTTTATTTAAAGAAAAAGGTTATGATGTAAATATTATAAATCCAACTAATTATGGCTTTGATATGTATGGGGATATGCTTTTTACAAGTGAAGATGAAGCCAAAAACAATCCAAATAGAGTAGAAAAATTTAAAGAAGCAACACTTAAAGGTTGGAAATATGCTTTAGAAAATAAAGAAGAGATAATACAACTTATAAATGAAAAATACTCTAAAGAAAAATCAATTGAAAACTTAAGATATGAAGCAAATGCAATTGATTCATTGATAAATAAAGATCTTACACCTTTGGGATATTTAGATCAAGGAAGAATTAGATACATAAGTGAAATGTATGAATATTATGGTTTAACTGAATCAAACATAGATTTAAAAGATTTTTTATTTGATAAGATATCAAAAAAAGATAAAAAACTATCATTAAGTGATGAAGAAATAAAATATTTAAAAGATAATCCTATTTTAAAGGTTCATAACTTTGACTCTTTACCTCCATATAATTTCACTTTGAATAATTATCCTAAAGGCTTTGTGATTGATTATATTCAATTAGTAGGTAAAGTTTTAGGTATTCAAATTGAATTTATCCAAAATAAAAGTTTAAAAGAATCATTTGATATGCTTGAAAACAATCAGCTTCATATTCTTCCAAATATAGCAATAAGCGATGAAAGAAAAAAAACTATAGATTTTACAAATTATTCATTAGTTAATTTTCAAATAAGCTTAGGGGTAAATAAACAGTCTGATATTAAGAGTTTATCAGATTTAAAAAATAAAAAAGTTTCTGTTGTAGAAAACTCTTTTTTAGAAGATATTTTAAAAAAAGAGTATCCAAATATCAAATTATATAAAACAAAAAATACAGAAGAAGCCATTGAAGCTGTTGCTTCAAATAAGGTTGATGCTGTTATACATAATTTATCGACAATAGAGTATTTGATAAATAAAAACTGGCTAAGTAATCTAAAAACTATAGTTTTAAAAGATGATAATATTCAAACTATTGTTCCTTTACATTTGGGTGTAAAAAAGGATAATTTAGTTTTAAAATCGATTTTAGAAAAAGCTAATCAAAATATATCAGAAAAAGATACTAGAAATTTAGTTGATAAATGGCTAAAAAATAGTTTTTATGAAGAGATAAAATTATCTCAAATTGAACATGATTATTTATCTAAAAATAAAAATATTAATTATTGTGTTAACTCTAATTTTATGCCTATTGAAAGAATCAACAATAATAGTGTTTTAGGGATAACTTCTGATTATATAAATATTTTTAAAGAAAAACTAAATATAAATTTTAATCAAGTAGAAATAGAATCTACTAAAGATGGTCTTAATAAATTGCTTACTAAAGAGTGTGATTTAGTTACATTTGTTCAAAATTCTGATGATACAAATAAATTATTTAATCTATCGAATTCTCATCTTTCTTTCCCCTTTGTTTTAGTTACAAAAATAGATAAAACATTTATCTCTTCTTTAAACTCTTTAAATGGCAAAAGAATTGCTTATGTTGATGATACATATAAAGAGATCTTAATTAAAGCATATCCACAAATAGAATTTGTAAAAGTTGATTCCTTAAAACAAGGATTAAAAAAAGTTAAAAATGATGAATTCTTCGGTTTAGTAGAGATACTTCCTGTTGTTGGACATGAAATACAAAAATATTTCTCAAATAGTCTTAAAATATCAAAAGAGATTTTTAATAATGCCTATTTTTCAATGGCAACATCTAAAGATAATATAATTTTAAATGATATTTTAAATAAGCTATTTAGTTCTATTTCAAATGAAAACAAAGATAGGATTAATAATAATTGGATTTCTGTAAATTATGAAAAAATGGTTGATTATGAAAAAGTGCTAATTGGTGGAATGGTTTTTTTATTAATTATTTTTATTATTTCTTTAAAAAATAGACAAATTAATAATATTAATTCCCAAATGAAAAAATATATTAAAATTGTAGATGAAAATGTTTTAACTTCATCAACTGATTTAGATGGAAATATAACATATGCATCAGAAGCTTTTTGTGAAATTAGTGGATATACAAAAGATGAATTAATAGGACAAAACCATAGAATTATTAGGCACTCTGACATGAAAGAATCTACATATAAAGAGTTATGGGAAACAATTACTAGTGGGAAAACATGGAAAGGCGAAATAAAAAATAAAAAGAAAAATGGTGATTATTATTGGGTCAAAGCATCTATTTCTCCTGTATTTGATAATAAAGAAGAAATTATTTCATATACAGCTGTTAGAGAGGATATAACAGATAAAAAAATAATTGAAGAGATTTCAATTACAGATGGATTGACAAATATATATAATAGAAGATATTTTGATGAGATATTTCCAAAAATTATAAATGAAGCAAAAAGAAAAAATGAGTTAGTAGCTTTTGTATTTATGGATATAGATCACTTTAAACAATATAATGATAATTATGGTCATCAAAAAGGTGATGAAGTTCTAATAAACTTTGCAGCTTGCTTAAAACAAAGTTTACATCGTTCATCTGATTATACATTTAGATTAGGTGGAGAAGAGTTCGCGGTGTTTTATCAAATGGAAACAAAAGAAAAAGCTATAGAATTTGCAAACAGTTTAAGAAAAAGTATAGAAAATTTAAAAATAGAACACAAATATAGTAGCGTTAGCTCTTATATAACAGCATCAATGGGATTAATATGTAAACATGCAAATGAAATAGTTGTTGATGAGATATATAAACAAGCTGATGATTTACTTTATCAAGCAAAAAGAAGTGGTAGAAATCAAGTGAAAGTTAATGAAGATTAA
- a CDS encoding adenylate kinase, with translation MKKLFLIIGAPGSGKTTDAQLIAKQDSNITHYSTGDMFRAEVASGSEIGQIIDKYIKAGNIVPIDIAIKTILTAIKNAPTNTIIIDGYPRSLEQMIELDNYLRNEKEVELLSCIEVVVSEDVARDRVLGRARGEDDKVEVFNNRMRVYTQPLKDIQNFYESKNILKKIDGERTIEEIVSDMNDYIQSKI, from the coding sequence ATGAAAAAATTATTTTTAATTATTGGAGCACCTGGAAGTGGAAAAACAACAGATGCCCAACTTATAGCAAAACAAGATTCAAATATAACTCATTATAGTACTGGAGATATGTTTAGGGCTGAAGTTGCTAGCGGAAGCGAAATAGGGCAGATAATTGATAAATATATTAAAGCTGGAAATATAGTTCCAATAGATATTGCTATAAAGACGATTTTAACAGCTATAAAAAATGCTCCAACAAATACAATAATAATAGATGGCTACCCAAGAAGTTTAGAGCAGATGATTGAGCTTGATAACTATTTAAGAAATGAGAAAGAAGTAGAGCTTTTAAGTTGCATAGAAGTTGTTGTAAGTGAAGATGTAGCACGAGATAGAGTTCTTGGACGTGCAAGAGGAGAGGACGATAAGGTTGAGGTATTTAATAATAGAATGAGAGTTTATACACAACCTTTAAAAGATATTCAAAATTTTTATGAGAGTAAAAATATTTTAAAAAAGATAGATGGTGAACGAACTATTGAAGAGATTGTATCTGATATGAATGATTATATTCAATCAAAAATATAG
- a CDS encoding competence/damage-inducible protein A, producing MNKRVNFYSVIIGTELLNGRRKDAHFEFLNQELVKRGWEHKASFVIEDDKELMLKIFNLIKSDENSVMFCFGGIGATPDDFTRQIAADAFTNSQMEFHEEAKKKIENRFKEEAYPHRVNMAYLPIGAKLLKNVINDVSGFYLQDRFFFTPGFPSMSQSMVLEALDKLYSNSNLKKYRKTLTINTSENDLIEVMKKIPTHLEFSSLPKIIGEQRKVVISIAGYNQDEVDFSFQLFLDFCFENKKVYVLDDINDI from the coding sequence ATGAATAAAAGAGTAAATTTTTATAGTGTAATTATTGGAACTGAACTTTTAAATGGAAGAAGAAAAGATGCCCACTTTGAGTTTTTAAATCAAGAACTTGTTAAACGTGGCTGGGAACATAAAGCCTCTTTTGTGATTGAAGATGATAAAGAGCTTATGTTGAAAATCTTTAATCTTATAAAAAGTGATGAAAATAGTGTGATGTTTTGTTTTGGTGGAATTGGAGCAACTCCAGATGATTTTACAAGACAAATTGCAGCAGATGCTTTTACAAACTCACAAATGGAATTTCATGAAGAGGCTAAGAAGAAGATTGAAAATAGATTTAAAGAAGAAGCTTATCCTCATAGAGTAAATATGGCATATTTACCAATAGGTGCAAAACTTCTAAAAAATGTAATAAATGATGTATCTGGATTTTATTTGCAAGATAGATTTTTTTTCACACCTGGATTTCCATCTATGAGTCAAAGTATGGTTTTGGAGGCTTTGGACAAACTATATTCTAATTCAAATCTAAAAAAATATAGAAAAACTTTAACTATAAATACAAGTGAAAATGATTTAATTGAAGTTATGAAAAAAATTCCAACACACCTTGAGTTTTCATCTTTACCAAAAATTATTGGGGAGCAAAGAAAAGTTGTAATCTCTATTGCTGGATATAATCAAGATGAGGTTGATTTTTCTTTTCAACTCTTTTTAGATTTTTGCTTTGAAAATAAAAAAGTGTATGTTTTGGATGATATAAATGATATTTAA
- a CDS encoding adenylate kinase, with amino-acid sequence MNLMLFGAPGAGKGTQAKFLIEKYNIPQISTGDILRAAIVDKTDMGMEAKKFMDAGQLVPDSTIIGIIKDRLAQSDCKSGFILDGFPRTLAQAEALSELMENMKIKLDKVISLNVPDSLIVGRITGRRVCSGCGASFHVEFNPSKKDSECDYCGGELTIRKDDNAQTVKSRLEAYHSQTAPLIDFYKKMGVFMELDGTKDVSEVTKDMINALA; translated from the coding sequence ATGAATTTAATGCTATTTGGAGCACCAGGAGCTGGAAAAGGAACTCAAGCTAAATTTCTAATTGAGAAGTACAATATCCCTCAAATCTCAACAGGAGATATCTTAAGAGCTGCTATTGTAGATAAAACTGATATGGGAATGGAAGCAAAAAAATTTATGGATGCTGGGCAGCTAGTTCCAGATTCTACTATTATTGGAATTATCAAAGATAGATTAGCTCAAAGTGACTGTAAAAGTGGATTTATATTAGATGGTTTTCCAAGAACTCTAGCTCAAGCAGAGGCTTTAAGTGAACTTATGGAAAATATGAAAATTAAACTTGATAAAGTTATCTCTTTAAATGTTCCTGATAGCCTAATTGTAGGAAGAATTACTGGAAGAAGAGTATGTTCAGGTTGTGGAGCATCTTTTCATGTTGAGTTTAACCCTTCAAAAAAAGATAGTGAATGTGATTATTGTGGTGGTGAATTAACTATCAGAAAAGATGATAATGCCCAAACTGTAAAAAGCAGGCTTGAAGCATACCACTCACAAACTGCACCATTGATTGATTTTTATAAAAAAATGGGTGTTTTTATGGAACTTGATGGTACAAAAGATGTATCAGAAGTTACAAAAGATATGATAAACGCTTTAGCTTAA
- the kcuS gene encoding KCU-star family selenoprotein: MFGKIKEFYEKSEKFFHPLVGLSSYEKYLEHMKRVHPDKNVLTRGQFFNESLDRKYNTGGFKKCC; this comes from the coding sequence GTGTTTGGAAAAATAAAAGAATTCTATGAAAAATCTGAAAAGTTTTTTCATCCCCTTGTGGGTCTTTCTAGCTATGAGAAATATCTTGAGCATATGAAAAGAGTTCATCCAGATAAAAATGTTTTAACTAGAGGTCAGTTTTTTAACGAGTCTTTGGATAGAAAATACAACACTGGTGGTTTTAAAAAGTGTTGTTAA
- a CDS encoding BtrH N-terminal domain-containing protein, with the protein MNKDFKHSQFAHCESGVISSMLTNSGLKLSEPMVFGLTSTLTFAFFPIIKVNNMPLIAYRAIPKNIINSIEKVLGVKIFKKNFNNMLEANIELDNAIEDGKIVGLQTSVFYLPYMPSNMRFHFNAHNLLVYGKNGKNYQISDPVFEDVVECSQKDLTKARFAKGVFAPKGFMYYVLDIPKEIDFENILKKSIRKNAKAMITPFPYAGVKGMRKLSQAIEKLKNKDERHIKNYLTHIVRMQEEIGTGGGGFRYLYAAFLKEAKNYNLDINKLEKASELILLSGDTLREFALKCVESAKKIDRFEPKQIAEILIKASTYEEEAFRILKTI; encoded by the coding sequence GTGAATAAAGATTTTAAACACTCACAATTCGCACATTGTGAAAGTGGAGTTATCTCTTCTATGCTGACAAATTCTGGATTAAAGCTTAGTGAACCAATGGTTTTTGGACTTACTAGTACTCTTACTTTTGCTTTTTTCCCTATTATAAAAGTAAATAATATGCCACTAATTGCATATAGAGCAATTCCAAAAAATATTATAAATAGTATAGAGAAAGTTTTAGGTGTTAAAATTTTCAAAAAAAATTTTAACAATATGCTTGAAGCTAATATAGAACTAGATAATGCAATAGAAGATGGAAAAATAGTTGGTCTTCAAACTTCTGTTTTTTATCTTCCATATATGCCATCAAATATGAGATTTCATTTTAATGCACACAACCTTTTAGTTTATGGCAAAAATGGTAAAAATTATCAAATTTCAGATCCTGTTTTTGAAGATGTTGTAGAGTGTTCACAAAAAGATTTAACAAAAGCAAGATTTGCAAAAGGAGTTTTTGCTCCAAAAGGTTTTATGTATTACGTTTTAGATATTCCAAAAGAGATTGATTTTGAGAATATTTTAAAAAAATCTATAAGAAAAAATGCAAAAGCTATGATTACCCCTTTCCCATATGCTGGAGTTAAAGGTATGAGAAAACTTTCGCAAGCTATAGAAAAACTTAAAAATAAAGATGAAAGACATATAAAAAATTATTTAACACACATTGTAAGAATGCAAGAAGAGATAGGAACAGGTGGTGGAGGATTTAGGTATTTGTATGCTGCATTTTTAAAAGAGGCAAAAAATTATAATCTTGATATTAATAAACTAGAAAAAGCGAGTGAATTGATTTTACTTTCAGGAGATACTCTAAGAGAGTTTGCTTTAAAGTGTGTAGAAAGTGCAAAAAAGATAGATAGATTTGAACCAAAGCAAATAGCAGAGATTTTAATAAAAGCCTCTACATATGAAGAAGAGGCTTTTAGAATTTTAAAAACTATATAG
- a CDS encoding beta-ketoacyl-ACP synthase III: protein MVDVYINAIEKFMPNEPVFNDEIEDYLGYIGGKKSKAKNIVLRSNGIKRRFYVLQKDTQKQLFTNAELCSNAIKKLQNSSFSLDTIEVLACGTTSPDQLMPGHSLMVQGELKLKPIETISASGICLSGVNALKYIYLAIKSKEFSCGVTTGSEASSPILSARNFEEESKCLEELEINPNIAFEKDFLRWMLSDGAGAMLLQDKPNKDKISLKIEFIDILSYAGEMNVCMYSGLEILENNKIKSWRAFDQNEIMQKSLLSVRQDVKLLNENIVEYTVVKPLKEIIEKRLIKATDYNYFLPHYSSLYFRDKLYEGLKKVNFEIPYEKWFTNLTNFGNTGSASIYIILEELFNSGKLKKGEKILCYVPESGRFSTAFFSLEVV from the coding sequence GTGGTTGATGTTTATATAAATGCAATTGAAAAATTTATGCCAAATGAACCTGTTTTTAATGATGAGATTGAGGATTATTTGGGATATATTGGTGGTAAAAAATCAAAAGCAAAAAATATTGTCTTAAGAAGTAATGGAATTAAAAGAAGATTTTATGTATTGCAAAAAGATACTCAAAAGCAGTTATTTACAAATGCAGAACTTTGTAGTAATGCAATAAAAAAACTTCAAAATAGTAGTTTTTCTCTTGATACTATTGAAGTCTTAGCTTGTGGTACAACTTCTCCAGACCAACTAATGCCTGGACATAGTTTGATGGTTCAAGGTGAGTTAAAGCTAAAACCAATAGAGACAATTTCAGCTTCAGGAATATGTCTTAGCGGAGTAAATGCTCTTAAATACATATATTTAGCTATTAAATCAAAAGAGTTTTCATGTGGAGTAACAACAGGTTCTGAAGCATCATCTCCAATATTAAGTGCAAGAAATTTTGAGGAAGAGTCAAAATGCCTTGAAGAGTTGGAAATAAATCCAAATATTGCTTTTGAGAAAGATTTTTTGAGATGGATGTTATCAGATGGTGCTGGTGCTATGCTTTTACAAGATAAACCAAATAAAGATAAAATTTCATTAAAAATAGAGTTTATAGATATTTTATCTTATGCTGGTGAAATGAATGTTTGTATGTATAGTGGATTGGAGATTTTAGAAAACAATAAAATAAAATCTTGGAGAGCATTTGATCAAAATGAAATTATGCAAAAATCACTTTTAAGTGTAAGACAAGATGTTAAACTTTTAAATGAAAATATTGTTGAGTACACAGTTGTAAAACCTCTTAAAGAAATTATAGAAAAAAGATTGATAAAAGCTACTGATTATAACTATTTTTTACCTCACTATTCATCTTTATATTTTAGAGATAAACTGTATGAAGGATTAAAAAAAGTTAATTTTGAGATTCCTTATGAAAAATGGTTTACAAATCTTACAAATTTTGGAAATACAGGAAGTGCATCAATATATATAATTTTAGAAGAGTTATTTAATAGTGGAAAATTAAAAAAAGGTGAAAAAATTCTTTGTTATGTTCCTGAAAGTGGAAGATTTTCTACTGCATTTTTTTCACTTGAAGTTGTATAG